The region ATAAAAACGGAAAAGAAGAAGTCAAAAATAAAACCACTGCTTTTTGCAGATGTGGTGCTTCTAAAAACAAACCATATTGTGATGGAGCACATACTGATGCTGATTTTAAAGGATAGAAAAAGGGCTTCGCAATTTTGGTTTACGAAGCCCTTCCAAAGTTTATGTTGTCGCATAAAGCGGAATTATAATATATACGAGTCAAACACTAGTTTTAGATGTTTATTATTTAGTTTTTATTGAAATATTAGTAAAATAAAGATTCCAATTACCGTTTAGTTTTTTATGATCTTTAGCTATTTTGATGCCATTAAAATCTTCATAATTTTCAAAAGTTGTTATCATAGATGGTTCTTTAATATTACCTTTTCTAAAAACCCATTCTTTAATCATATAATTTTTGCCATAAAAAAAGTCGTAAGCATCTCCAGGTGTATAACCACCTTCTTTTCCGTATACAATGGTTAATTTATTCAACTTACTTTTACTAATTGGTGCAGTCGTATTTATAGAATCTGTAATAATCGTTCCGCTATCCCAAACTAACTGAAAAGGTGCTAATAGCCAATACTTATCGTTAATAAATCCAGCGTCTGTTTTGATACTTAAACTATCTAATTTGGTTCTGTTATAGCTAATAGTATCACTTTTGGTTATTAGCGTCACGTCTTGAGTTTTGGGTTTCCAAATCCACGAACGCTCATAATGAATAGTATCTCTATCTACATTAAACGTAAAGCCAATTTCGGATACTGTATTCCAATTATACACGCCATGTGCTTCAGCTATTTTCTGTGCATTAGTAAGTTCTGTTTTGAGTTGTTCATTGGTTTTGTTAATATCATTTTTGCATGAAAAATAAGTTAGTGCAACAGTTATTAAAAGTAATTTTTTCATTGTAATGTTTTTGTAAAGATAGTCAAGTCTTTTTTCGTTTCAACTAGATGTACTAATTTAGTGCTTAAACCAAAAGTATTATGAAACCAAATTATTTTGATATTAATAAATCTACATGGAATCAAAAGGTGAATATTCATGCAGCAAGTGATTTTTATAACATGGATGCTTTTAAAAAAGGAGAAATCTCATTAAAGCAATATGAGTTGCAAGCATTATCTGATGTAAACGGAAAGTCCTTATTACACTTACAATGTCATTTTGGACAAGATACTTTAAGTTGGAGTCGGCTAGGAGCCCAATGTACAGGAGTAGATTTAAGTGATGAAGGTATAACTTTAGCTAAACAGCTAAACACCGAACTGGATTTAGATGCACAGTTTGTATGTTGTAATGTTTTGGAAACTTCAAAGCATGTTAATGATACGTTTGATATAGTTTTTACCAGTTATGGCGTAATTGGTTGGCTACCAGATTTGAAACCTTGGGGACAAATGATTGCTGACCGATTACATACAGGAGGTACATTTTACATGGTAGAATTTCATCCTATAGTTTGGATGTATGATTATTTAGGTGAAAAACCAATTATGAGATATGCTTACAATAGACAAGAGGTGATTTACGAAGAGGAGCAAGGGACTTATGCAGATGAAAATGCAGATTTTATTTCTAAAACCTATAGTTGGAATCATGGTTTAGGTGAAGTTGTTAATGCATTAACAAAAGCTGGCTTACATATTGATTATTTAAATGAACATGATGAAAGTCCATATAACGTATTACCAGATTTGGTTTCAACCAAATCTGGAATGTATGTTACAAAAGATAAATTGTATCCTTTAATTTTTGAGATTAAGGCAACAAAACTTTAATTTTTAATAATTACTTTAGAACCTATCGTATTAGTATTGTTGTAAAATTTCACAATATATGAGCCAACTTTTAGATGGCTAAAATCTATAGAGTCTTCAGTTTTATTAGAATTTAACTTTAAAATCTCTTGTCCTAAAAGATTAAAGACTTTTACATCACTTATTTGTACACTAGATTTAAATGAGATTATTCCATTTGTAGGATTTGGGTAAAGTTTAAAATCAATATTCTCAAAGTTAATAACACCTAAAGTATTATCTGTTATTTCTAGATTGTATGTTGACTTATAATAGCCACATGCTCCAGCTTCATAAGTTATGATATAATTACCCACTGTAGATGTTGATAAATCAATTATACCAGTGGTCATGTCTATTGTTAATCCAGCTGTACTTGAGAAAACCCCATTAGGCACTCCCATTACATTTGGTGCTGGATCAGTATCAGTAATGTCATAACTTGAGTTTGAATAATTAAAGCTGGTAAAGTTATTATAATGAATGTCTATATAATCCAAAATCACATTTGCGTAGTCTTTGGCAAAAGGAACTAAGGTTTGTGGTCTAGTATCAAAAACACGACCATCATAAGTTCCTAAGTCTCTTACTCTTCTATTAACTTCGGTCATGATTGCATCAATAGTACCACCTCCACCTTGGCCATCACTTGCTGAGGCTCCAGAGCCATGACGTTCGTTATTGTAATAAAAACCATTAAAATAAGCGTTTCCATTAGGCCTTGTGTCATCACATGTATTAATTCCATAATTGGAAGCACTTGGTACTGCTCTATAGCCATTATTAGTAGAGCCATTTTGTCCACAACTAGGATAATTTAAACTACTGTAATAAGAGCTTGTGTCTTCTATATTAGTGGTTCCTGAGGTATGTGGATAATAATCTGCTAGTTGAAACAATTCTCCCAAGCTTGAAGTCCCTCTTACAAGTTGCTCTAAATCTAAACTGTTTAAATTATTATTTCTGAGGTACTCTATGCTTGTGTTAGTAACCGTATTTAAATGCCCAGTTGCAGTGTTATTAAGATCATTGCTAGTTATTCTGTAACCAATTTCAATTCTTGGTACGGTATGACTTTGGCCATGTAAATCAATATACAACCCTTTGCCCCAATTATTAGTTACACTAGTGCTTGCTTGGTCTATGAAGTTATGCCACGCATTCCAATGGTCTATAGCATCTGCATCGCCACAAGTTGCCTCGTTTAGTTCTCTATTAGGATCTAGTTTAGAACGATGCAAATTACTAATTATAACATGTGCATAGCATCCTGTTTGATTGAAAATTTCTTTTTGTATCTCACGTATTAAAATATCTGTATTATCGTCTCTTTCATTAATACCACAATTTCTATCTGGTAATGTACTGTCGTTATCTGGATAATTTATTCCACCTACTGTAGATCCGGATTGCTTAACACCACCATGAGGAGCAGAGATAATTATTGGTAGGTTTCCTGGTATGTATTCTATGTATTGTCTAGTGTCTCCAGCAAATTGCTCATAAAAAATTGGAACTCCAGGTCCAGGTGCAGGAGGATCTTGCACATTAAAAGAAAAAGATTTTGATATTTCTACAGGGTTACCTGAGGTAACATTGTTGTCAAAATCTCCATCAAATTGGAAGGTGTTTACACCGTCAACAATTACTTCCATAGATCCATTACCGTTCCAATCATCACCGTAAAAATCGTAAACAGTTATTGTATAATTATCTGCATTAGGTAGAGCACCATAATTTTCAGAATAGGTATACGCTGCATTACCAACACCATTATAACCGTTAGAAATAATAGGGTTTATGATATTACCATTTGGATCATAAAGCTCTACTTTATTTTCGGATGACCAATTAGGCCAGCTAACGTTAATAACAACATTTGAGGTTTGAGATAAACTATTAGTGTAACAAAAAACACTTAATAACAAAAGAGTTAAATTTTTCATCGATTTGAGTTTTGGCAAAAGTAATAGCTTAATAATCAGACTTTAATCTTAAAGTTTGCCGTATTAGATATATCGCTAAAATACACTATTTAATCGATGAAATGCATTGTTTTAATGATTTTCTTTTAATACCTCTGGCATTTTTGCTTTAAATTTATTTAATCTTGGTATGGATACGTTTCGTATGTAAGGATTATTAGGATGTAATTTTTCATAATCTTGATGGTAATCTTCTGCTATCCAAAATTTCTGAAAGGGATAAACTTCTGCAGCAATTGTGATGTCAAGTTTTTTAGACAGAACTGTTTTCTTAGACTCAATTATACTTTTTTGATTTTCGTTTTGGTAAAAAATAATAGAACGATATTGACTACCTCTATCTGGTCCTTGACCATTTACCTGTGCAGGATTTTGCGATGCAAAATAAACATCAACCAAGGTTTCAAAACTAACAACATTTGGGTCGTAAATAACTTCTACAGCTTCTGCATGGCCAGTTGTACCTGTATTGCTGCTCTCGTAAGTTGGGTTTTTTGTATGCCCTCCAGAGTATCCGTTAATAACTTCGTCTACACCTTTTACACTTTCATACACAGCTTCAACACACCAAAAACATCCACTTGCAAAATAAGCTTTAGCTTTTCCGTCCTCTAAAGGGACTTCAATAGGTTTTGCAGTTTTAACTGCTTCTTGTTTAGGATTAGTTTGTGCGTGGTTATTGCAACTAAACAAAAACAATAAGGTAATAAGCGGAATTAATTTTTTCATAATATAGATTTCTTTTTCTAATAGACGTTTAAAATTAGAAAACCTTAATTTGAATAGTTATAAATATATCTTAAATGTTTTGAGTTTGTTGCAAAAAAAAGCCTTTACAATGTAAAGGCTTTTTATAATTATAAATGTGATTAAGATAATTTAGCAAACATTTTTTCCATTTTTGCACGTTGCTCATCAGCTAAAGCTGCATCCACTAAGATACGTCCACTATGCTCATCTGTAATAATTTTTTTACGTGCAGCAATTTCCATTTGTACTTGTGGTGGAATGGTAAAATAAGATCCTCCAGATGCACCTCTTTCAATTGGTACTACTGCTAATCCGTTTTTTACATTAGTTCTAATTCTGTTATAAGCTTTTACTAAACGGTCTTCAATTTTTTTCTTGTAGTCTTCAGACTTAGCAATAAGCGCTTTTTCTTCTTTTTCAGTTTCTTTTAAGATAGCGTCTAATTCGCTTTTCTTATGCTTTAAATGCGTTTCACGCTCTTTATTATGCTCTTTAGTTTGAGTAATAACTTCTTTTTTCTGCTCGATTTGCGCTTTAAATTCTCTGATGTGTTTTTCTGCTAACTCAATTTCAAGTTCTTGATATTCAATCTCTTTAGTTAACGAGTTAAACTCTCTGTTATTTCTAACATTTTTTTGTTGCTCAGAATATTTTTTGATTAACGCTTTAGATTCTTCAATTAAGTTTTTCTTTGCGCTAATTTCTGAATCAACAGCACTTAAACTGTCTTCTAGTTTTTCTAATCTAGTTTTTAATCCTGCAACTTCGTCTTCTAAATCGCTAACCTCTAGTGGTAATTCGCCTCTTACATTTCTAATTTCGTCAATTCTAGAGTCTATTAATTGTAGGTCGTATAACGCTCTTAGACGTTCTTCTACTGTTGCTTCTTTTGTCTTTGCCATATTTTAAAAATACTTAACAGGATTGGTATTTGTGTTTGATAAAACGATTGCAAAATTAGGAATTTTTTTTGTAAGTAAGGCTACTAAACCGTTTTTTGTGAACTGTTCACTTTCATAATGTCCAATATCTGCTAAAAGTATAGTGTTTTCTGCAGTAAAAAAATCGTGATATTTTAAGTCTGATGTCACAAAAACATCTACTCCTGCTGCTTTTGCAGCGTTTATAGCAAAACTTCCAGAACCACCTAAAACTGCTACTTTTTTTATGGGTTTATTTAAAAATTGAGAGTGCCTGATGTGCGATACCTTCATTTTTTCTTTTAGATAGTTAAAAAATTCGGTTTCCGTTTGAGGTTGTTCCAATTCTGCAATCATACCCATACCAATAGTTTGGTTGGTGTTTTCTAGTGTTGTTACTTCGTAAGCAACTTCTTCGTAAGAATGTGTTTCAAATAGTGTTTTTAATATTTTAGACTCTAAATGTTTAGCAAAAACGACACTAAGTTGTAGTTCTTCTTCGTAATGCGTTTCGCCCTTTTTTCCTTTTGTTGGATTGGCTTTTTCATTAGCCTTAAAAGTTCCTGTTCCGTCCACGTTGAAGCTACAATTACTATAGTTGCAAATGTCTCCTGCACCTGCAGTGAATAATGCTTCTCTTAATTTTTTAGCTTCTTTTTTTGGAACATATGTTACCAACTTTTTTATGGTTTGTTGTTGTGGGATTAAGATGCGTTGATTTTTAAGATTAAGTTGATTGCAAATCATGGCATTTACACCACTAATGTGATTGTCTAAAGCAGTGTGTATAGCATATATAGCAATGTTATTTTTTATAGCTTTTAGTACAGTACGCTCGACATAATTTTTACCTGTTATACTTTTTAAGCCTTTAAAAATAATAGGATGGAAGCTTAAAATAAAGTTGCAGTTTTTGGCTATAGCTTCATCTATAACCTCTTCTAAAGTATCAAGTGTCACTAAGATGCCTGTAACCTTGCTATTGTTATCACCAACAAGTAATCCTACATTATCAAAATCTTCTGCATAATTAAGTGGAGCAATATCTTGAATATGATTAATCAGGTCTTTTACCAACATACTTTTCTGTCTTTATTATTTAAAACAAATATAAAATATTTACTTTCGTTACTGTAAAAGTTGGCTATATTTCATTTTATAAAATGAAAGGGAGCTTTTTTAGATAACTAACTAAAATGAAATTATTACGCATTATTTTATTCCCAATTGTACCCATTTACTATGTAGTGACTTGGATAAGAAATGTAATGTACGATAAGGGTTTGAAACAGTCAAAACAATATGATTTACCTATTATATGTGTTGGTAATTTAAGTGCTGGTGGTACTGGAAAAACACCGATGGTCGAATATTTGATTAGAGTACTAAAAGATGATGCAAAATTAGCAACGTTAAGTAGAGGTTATGGTAGACAAAGCGAAGGGTTTGTATTGGCAGACGCTAACGCAAATGCTGAAACTTTGGGTGATGAGCCCTTTCAGTTTTACAATAAATTTTCTGAAAACATTTTAGTTGCAGTTGATGCTAATAGACAAGAAGGGATAAGTAAATTATTAGATACTAACGCGAAACCTGAGGTAATTTTGCTGGATGATGCCTTTCAGCACAGAAAAGTAAAAGCAGGATTAAATATTTTATTAACTACTTATACCAATTTGTATACTAGAGATATTGTATTGCCTACAGGTAATTTACGTGAACCTAAAAGTGGTGCTAAGCGTGCAGACTTAATTGTTGTAACAAAATGTCCTGTTAATTTAAGTGCAACTGAAAAGAAAAACATAATTGCAGAAATACAGCCACTAAACCATCAACAGGTGTTTTTTAGTACTATAGTATATAGTGATGCAGTAGTTTGTGAAAGTAATACCATTAAGCTTACTAAATTAAAGAATTTTAAACTGGTTACAGGAATTGCAAATGCTAAACCACTGGTTGAATTTTTAAGAGGTTGTTCTCTTAATTTTGAGCATGTAGCGTTTAAAGACCACCATGCTTTTAGCGCTAAAGAAATTGAATATATTGCAACTTTTGACTGTATAGTTACTACCGAAAAAGATTATATGCGTCTTAAAGATAATGCTGCTTTAAAAGGTAAGTTGTATTACCTTCCTATACACTTAGAGATAGATAAAGCGGAACAATTTGATGCAGTTGTAAAATCTTTTATTACGCAGTAGCGTTGCTTTTTTCGCTAAGCATTAATGCGTTAAATAACTTTTTCTCGAAGTCTTCTTGCTTGAAAGGTTTAGGAATTATATCTGTAAATCCAGCATCTTCAAATTCTTGCATTTTATCTTCTATAGTTACAGCAGTTAATGCAAAAATGGTTAAATCTTTATCAAAGGTTCTAATAATTTTAGTTGCCTCAATACCACTTATTCCTGGCATGTGGATATCCATTAACACCACATCGTAGTTAGTTGTCTTAACCTTGTCTACCGCTTCTTCACCATTATCTACAACATCACAATATAGCTTCATTTTATTAAGGATTTTTTTGGTAATCATTTGATTAATCTTATTATCCTCAACAACTAGTATTTTGATATTACTCAATTCCAATTCATCGACATCATTAAAGTAATTAGCTTTTTTCTCGACAATAATTTCATTACTCTTTTTCATAGGAATTTCAAAGAAAAATGTTGTGCCTTTACCTAATTCACTTTTCATATAGATTTTACCTTTTAAAATATCAATTAACCCTTTAACAATTGATAGTCCAAGACCTGTACCACCATATTTTCTGTTTATTTGTATAGACCCTTGAGAGAAACTTTCAAACATATTTTGTTGCTTTTCTTCGCTAATACCAATACCATTATCTTCAACTTCGAAACGAATTTCAAAATTATCGCCAATTTGTTTCAATTTTTTAATTCTTACCCAAATATCACCATCCTTTGTAAACTTAATCGAATTACCAATTAGGTTGATAAGTATTTGAGAAATTTTTAATTGATCAGCATGAAAGTTGGTAGGTAGATCTTTGTCGTACTCTAAATGTAGTTGTATGTTATTGTCTAAAGCAGAATTATTTAAAGCCGATATGACATTCTCAGCTTTTTTCTTTAAATTGAATACTTCTGGTTCAATATCTACTTTATTAGCTTCAATTTTATTGATTTGAAGGATATCGTTAATAAAGGTTAATAAGTAGTCTCCTGAAAATTTTAAAGACTTTAAATGTTGTACTTGTTCTGGTTTAGGATTTTCTTCCAATAACATATTAGTTAGTCCTGTTACAGCATATAACGGAGTTCTTAGCTCGTGAGTTACAGTAGATAAAAAGTTAGCTTTGGTTTTAGTAGCTAATTCTGCTTTTTCCATCGCAATGGTTAATTCTGCATTTTTTTTATGCAGAATATTATTAGATTTTAATCTAATATTATTGTTTTTGTACAGTGATAATGTCAATAAAGATAAGATGGTAATTAAGGCAATACTTAATATAGTAGTTAGTTTTTCTAACCAAGTAGAGCTAGCTTCTTTTTCTAAATCAGCTT is a window of Olleya sp. YS DNA encoding:
- a CDS encoding class I SAM-dependent methyltransferase — protein: MKPNYFDINKSTWNQKVNIHAASDFYNMDAFKKGEISLKQYELQALSDVNGKSLLHLQCHFGQDTLSWSRLGAQCTGVDLSDEGITLAKQLNTELDLDAQFVCCNVLETSKHVNDTFDIVFTSYGVIGWLPDLKPWGQMIADRLHTGGTFYMVEFHPIVWMYDYLGEKPIMRYAYNRQEVIYEEEQGTYADENADFISKTYSWNHGLGEVVNALTKAGLHIDYLNEHDESPYNVLPDLVSTKSGMYVTKDKLYPLIFEIKATKL
- a CDS encoding C4-type zinc ribbon domain-containing protein, with protein sequence MAKTKEATVEERLRALYDLQLIDSRIDEIRNVRGELPLEVSDLEDEVAGLKTRLEKLEDSLSAVDSEISAKKNLIEESKALIKKYSEQQKNVRNNREFNSLTKEIEYQELEIELAEKHIREFKAQIEQKKEVITQTKEHNKERETHLKHKKSELDAILKETEKEEKALIAKSEDYKKKIEDRLVKAYNRIRTNVKNGLAVVPIERGASGGSYFTIPPQVQMEIAARKKIITDEHSGRILVDAALADEQRAKMEKMFAKLS
- the msrA gene encoding peptide-methionine (S)-S-oxide reductase MsrA: MKKLIPLITLLFLFSCNNHAQTNPKQEAVKTAKPIEVPLEDGKAKAYFASGCFWCVEAVYESVKGVDEVINGYSGGHTKNPTYESSNTGTTGHAEAVEVIYDPNVVSFETLVDVYFASQNPAQVNGQGPDRGSQYRSIIFYQNENQKSIIESKKTVLSKKLDITIAAEVYPFQKFWIAEDYHQDYEKLHPNNPYIRNVSIPRLNKFKAKMPEVLKENH
- a CDS encoding T9SS type A sorting domain-containing protein produces the protein MKNLTLLLLSVFCYTNSLSQTSNVVINVSWPNWSSENKVELYDPNGNIINPIISNGYNGVGNAAYTYSENYGALPNADNYTITVYDFYGDDWNGNGSMEVIVDGVNTFQFDGDFDNNVTSGNPVEISKSFSFNVQDPPAPGPGVPIFYEQFAGDTRQYIEYIPGNLPIIISAPHGGVKQSGSTVGGINYPDNDSTLPDRNCGINERDDNTDILIREIQKEIFNQTGCYAHVIISNLHRSKLDPNRELNEATCGDADAIDHWNAWHNFIDQASTSVTNNWGKGLYIDLHGQSHTVPRIEIGYRITSNDLNNTATGHLNTVTNTSIEYLRNNNLNSLDLEQLVRGTSSLGELFQLADYYPHTSGTTNIEDTSSYYSSLNYPSCGQNGSTNNGYRAVPSASNYGINTCDDTRPNGNAYFNGFYYNNERHGSGASASDGQGGGGTIDAIMTEVNRRVRDLGTYDGRVFDTRPQTLVPFAKDYANVILDYIDIHYNNFTSFNYSNSSYDITDTDPAPNVMGVPNGVFSSTAGLTIDMTTGIIDLSTSTVGNYIITYEAGACGYYKSTYNLEITDNTLGVINFENIDFKLYPNPTNGIISFKSSVQISDVKVFNLLGQEILKLNSNKTEDSIDFSHLKVGSYIVKFYNNTNTIGSKVIIKN
- a CDS encoding ATP-binding protein, with translation MKSLIIKFSLCLVTCLAVINVQAQDLSEKEKEIIQGKINYNISLAQKNIDSNEFYKAQSDLDEALKLANQINDNKSIGLIYSKIGKIEFITEEHTEALKTLIKAVEKQRFAKDNINIAETYKTIGNVYMSKKDYNRALDYFNSAERLFENEDLHDFEAETILYKGDAYSKLERYEEAESEYETAISLAKRYQNYKILSSAYISLGETKAKLGKLTEAENTAKQGLDLAIQNKYPNVINTAYASLSDIYNEKGEYKDANYYLKKHIKLNDSLLKVKRSYLSPEKRLDKLYSNPIEYQKEKEADLEKEASSTWLEKLTTILSIALITILSLLTLSLYKNNNIRLKSNNILHKKNAELTIAMEKAELATKTKANFLSTVTHELRTPLYAVTGLTNMLLEENPKPEQVQHLKSLKFSGDYLLTFINDILQINKIEANKVDIEPEVFNLKKKAENVISALNNSALDNNIQLHLEYDKDLPTNFHADQLKISQILINLIGNSIKFTKDGDIWVRIKKLKQIGDNFEIRFEVEDNGIGISEEKQQNMFESFSQGSIQINRKYGGTGLGLSIVKGLIDILKGKIYMKSELGKGTTFFFEIPMKKSNEIIVEKKANYFNDVDELELSNIKILVVEDNKINQMITKKILNKMKLYCDVVDNGEEAVDKVKTTNYDVVLMDIHMPGISGIEATKIIRTFDKDLTIFALTAVTIEDKMQEFEDAGFTDIIPKPFKQEDFEKKLFNALMLSEKSNATA
- a CDS encoding Nif3-like dinuclear metal center hexameric protein, giving the protein MLVKDLINHIQDIAPLNYAEDFDNVGLLVGDNNSKVTGILVTLDTLEEVIDEAIAKNCNFILSFHPIIFKGLKSITGKNYVERTVLKAIKNNIAIYAIHTALDNHISGVNAMICNQLNLKNQRILIPQQQTIKKLVTYVPKKEAKKLREALFTAGAGDICNYSNCSFNVDGTGTFKANEKANPTKGKKGETHYEEELQLSVVFAKHLESKILKTLFETHSYEEVAYEVTTLENTNQTIGMGMIAELEQPQTETEFFNYLKEKMKVSHIRHSQFLNKPIKKVAVLGGSGSFAINAAKAAGVDVFVTSDLKYHDFFTAENTILLADIGHYESEQFTKNGLVALLTKKIPNFAIVLSNTNTNPVKYF
- the lpxK gene encoding tetraacyldisaccharide 4'-kinase produces the protein MKLLRIILFPIVPIYYVVTWIRNVMYDKGLKQSKQYDLPIICVGNLSAGGTGKTPMVEYLIRVLKDDAKLATLSRGYGRQSEGFVLADANANAETLGDEPFQFYNKFSENILVAVDANRQEGISKLLDTNAKPEVILLDDAFQHRKVKAGLNILLTTYTNLYTRDIVLPTGNLREPKSGAKRADLIVVTKCPVNLSATEKKNIIAEIQPLNHQQVFFSTIVYSDAVVCESNTIKLTKLKNFKLVTGIANAKPLVEFLRGCSLNFEHVAFKDHHAFSAKEIEYIATFDCIVTTEKDYMRLKDNAALKGKLYYLPIHLEIDKAEQFDAVVKSFITQ